One Verrucomicrobiia bacterium genomic window carries:
- a CDS encoding homoserine O-acetyltransferase, whose product MNATAFESSDSVRHSKPLRYVQSLKLDEPLEMELGGHLPSLEIAYETYGRLNAARDNAVLVCHAISGDSHVARHSDQDDPGWWDIAVGPGKAIDTDRFFVVCPNLLGGCRGTTGPGSANPITGKPYGRDFPTVTVADMVEVQRRLIDSLGIRQLRAVVGGSLGGHQALTWATRFPDRLRGVIALATSPRLTSQALAFDIVGRNAILRDPHFDGGQYYGKSNGPSVGLALARMIGHITYLSPEAMREKFEADRLHPRDVAIEFEKKFSVGSYLGYQGAKFVERFDANSYVTLSLAMDLFDLGNTPAELAAAFRPARCRCLVLSFSSDWLFPPAQSRDIVNALVANGAAVSYCNVQSGCGHDAFLLPDEIEIYGGMMRAFLDDLAPEGNSHAAIKDELHGPTSIFHQHRLDYDRILELVPSGSSVLDLGCGSGGLLAGLQRRNPRRLVGVELDERKILTCIGRGLDVIQADLNKGLAAFGTDEFDCVILSQTLQAVFDVDGLLTEMLRVGRECIVSIPNFGYHRLRRMLAEEGRSPKSAGVLHNEWYNTPNIRFFTIADFEDFCRSKEIRVHRQIAFDTEAGAEVFSEPNLNADLAIFVISRKGPVSPARRE is encoded by the coding sequence GTGAACGCAACCGCCTTTGAGAGCAGCGACAGTGTCCGGCACTCCAAGCCTCTGCGCTACGTCCAATCGCTGAAATTGGATGAGCCGCTGGAGATGGAACTTGGCGGCCATTTGCCGAGCCTGGAAATCGCCTATGAGACATATGGTCGGCTCAATGCGGCTCGGGATAATGCCGTATTGGTCTGCCACGCCATCAGCGGCGATTCCCATGTGGCCAGGCACAGCGACCAGGACGATCCCGGATGGTGGGACATTGCAGTCGGTCCTGGGAAAGCGATTGATACGGACAGGTTTTTCGTGGTGTGCCCCAACCTGTTGGGCGGCTGCCGCGGAACCACGGGGCCGGGCAGCGCCAATCCGATTACGGGCAAGCCTTATGGGCGCGATTTCCCGACCGTCACCGTGGCCGATATGGTGGAGGTCCAGCGCCGGCTGATTGATTCTCTGGGTATTCGCCAACTCCGCGCGGTTGTCGGGGGCTCCCTGGGGGGACACCAGGCGCTGACCTGGGCGACCCGTTTCCCAGACCGCCTGCGCGGCGTCATTGCCCTGGCAACCTCGCCGCGCCTGACCAGCCAGGCCCTGGCGTTCGATATTGTGGGGCGCAACGCGATTCTGCGCGACCCGCACTTCGACGGCGGCCAATACTATGGAAAATCCAACGGGCCGTCGGTGGGCCTGGCGCTGGCTCGGATGATAGGCCACATCACCTACTTGTCTCCGGAGGCCATGCGCGAGAAATTCGAGGCGGACCGTCTGCACCCGCGGGACGTGGCGATCGAATTCGAGAAGAAATTCTCCGTAGGTTCCTATTTGGGCTATCAAGGGGCGAAATTTGTCGAGCGCTTCGACGCCAACAGTTACGTGACCCTTTCGTTGGCGATGGACCTGTTCGACCTGGGGAATACACCTGCCGAACTGGCCGCCGCGTTTCGTCCAGCCCGCTGCCGCTGCTTGGTGCTGAGTTTTTCCAGTGACTGGCTGTTTCCCCCTGCCCAGTCACGGGACATCGTCAATGCCCTGGTCGCCAACGGCGCGGCCGTCAGCTACTGCAATGTCCAGAGCGGTTGCGGGCACGACGCCTTCCTTTTGCCGGACGAGATCGAGATTTACGGCGGGATGATGCGGGCGTTTCTGGATGACCTGGCGCCAGAGGGCAACTCTCACGCGGCCATCAAAGACGAGCTGCATGGTCCCACCAGCATCTTCCACCAGCATCGGCTGGATTACGACCGCATCCTGGAGTTGGTGCCCTCCGGGTCGAGCGTGCTGGACCTGGGCTGCGGGTCAGGCGGATTGCTTGCCGGCCTGCAGCGGCGCAATCCCCGGCGGCTGGTTGGAGTCGAACTGGACGAACGCAAGATTCTCACCTGCATCGGGCGCGGGCTGGACGTCATCCAGGCCGACCTGAACAAAGGGCTGGCTGCGTTCGGGACGGATGAGTTTGACTGCGTGATATTGTCGCAAACGCTGCAGGCTGTGTTCGATGTGGACGGTCTCCTGACAGAAATGCTCCGGGTTGGCCGTGAGTGCATCGTGAGCATCCCTAATTTCGGGTATCATCGACTCCGCCGCATGCTGGCGGAGGAGGGCCGGTCGCCCAAATCCGCGGGTGTTTTGCACAACGAATGGTATAACACCCCGAACATTCGCTTCTTCACCATTGCGGATTTTGAAGATTTTTGCCGCTCAAAAGAGATTCGAGTTCACCGTCAAATCGCGTTTGACACGGAAGCCGGGGCGGAAGTCTTCAGCGAACCGAACCTCAATGCGGACCTGGCTATCTTCGTCATTAGCCGCAAGGGGCCGGTTTCACCGGCGAGGCGGGAGTAA